The Candidatus Dependentiae bacterium sequence TATTTTCTTCATCATTTCTCCTTATTTCTGCTTATAAATTCAAAATCCGCCGCTTACGAGCGCGCTATCCAGTGGTAGCTGACTTGCCGTCATGGCACCGTGCATGAATACGCTTGCTAGTATATAAAATAGTAATTGCTTCTTCATTCTTATCTCCTTTAAAGTAAATAATCCTTCATTATTCTCTAATTAGCCTATCACATACAGATCAATAATTACAATTAGAATATGTATATTTGATGACAATCAAGGAAAAAACTGCGGAACAAGAGCATAAAACAGACCTTTTTAACAACAAAAAAGCCCAGCGAACTTATAACAAGCTCAACGGGGCTTTGATATTTTCTTAAAATGACTAAGACTGACCTATTTTTCTGGCGCTACTTCACGCATCATCTCTCGAACAAGATTAGCTTTGTGTTCTGTAATAAGTTTGTTGAGCATATCTTTTTTGTCGTCCGGCAATTGCGCATAAGGATCTTGATTGAGGTCGACATTTGCACCTGCTGCAAGCAATTGCGCTATCACCTTTTCATGCCCCTTCCAAGTAGCCATATACAAAGGAGTCCTGCCCAACTTATCAGCCGTATTGACATCAGCATCCGCTTTGAGCAATTCAGCTACTGTCGTGTCATAGCCTTTAATAGCAGCCCAATACAAAGGAGTTTTGCCTGTATAATCAGCTAGATTGACATCAGCACCCTGCTCAAGCAATTGTTTAGCCCTGTCAGTGTCACCTTCTTTAGCAGCATCAATCAATTGTTCGTTGATAAGATCTTTATGAGATATATCACGAATGCCAAATAAATTTTCTAAATCAGAATCAGACATCTGACTTGCCGTCATGGCACCGTACATGCATACGCTTGCTAGTATATAAAACAGTAATTGCTTTTTCATTCTTATCTCCTTTAAAAATATAAATCTTCTTTATTTACGTTGTTGCTCACGTTTGAGCATTTCATCTTTTTGTTCGCGATACTCTTCTAAGGACATGCCAAACTCTTGAGCTTGTTCGTACTCTGAAGGCTCATTGGACATACGAGTAGATAGAGTTTGTGATTTTGCCCCTTTGGCTGCT is a genomic window containing:
- a CDS encoding ankyrin repeat domain-containing protein; this encodes MKKQLLFYILASVCMYGAMTASQMSDSDLENLFGIRDISHKDLINEQLIDAAKEGDTDRAKQLLEQGADVNLADYTGKTPLYWAAIKGYDTTVAELLKADADVNTADKLGRTPLYMATWKGHEKVIAQLLAAGANVDLNQDPYAQLPDDKKDMLNKLITEHKANLVREMMREVAPEK